TGCGGCCATGCTGTTTGATCACCGCCGGAATTTCCTTGGTTCGGAATACCAGCTGCAGTTTCACCGCTTGCTGACGGACATTTTCCAACGTAAGATCGCGGCTGATGCGGCCATCTTTGACGAATAAAACACGATCGGATAAACCGTCTAATTCGGCGAGATTGTGGGACGCAATCAGAAAAGTCCGCTGACCATCGGCTACCGCATCCACCACCAAATTGACAATGCGCTCACGAATCAAGACATCCAGCCCGTCGAATGGTTCATCGAGAAAAACATACGGGGATTGGCTCGCCAAAGCCATCGCCACCATGACCAGCGCCTGATACCCTTTGGATAGCCCCTGAAACCGTTGGCCACCGGTTAACCCGAATTTTTTAATCAGGTGCAGAAACGCTGCTTGATCGAATGAAGGGTAAAGCAAGGCATACGTTGTCGCAATTTTGGCCAATGCATACTTGCGAAAGAATAAATGTTGCTGATCTAAGTAAAAAATGGCTGCTTGTTGCGGCGATTCGTTTGTCAGATCATGCTGATCCAACGTGACCGTCCCGCCGTCAGCGATATACTGGCGGGTGACGGTACGAAAAATCGTGGTTTTGCCGATACCATTTGGGCCGACCAATCCAACAACCTGGCCGCGATCCAGCGAAAACGTGATATCGCGCAGGACTTCCTGATTGGCGATTCTTTTTTGCAATTTAGTCACGATTAAACTCATACACGATGCTCCTCCTTTTCAGCCAACCATGCTTGCAATGTCGCTAAACTGATGCCTAGGCTTTGTGCTTCCACGACAATTGCATCAAACTTTGGACGGAACGCCGCCACTGCTCTTGAATTCGCGTGTTTTAATGGCTCAGCCACAAATGTGCCGCGCCCAGGTTCAACGTAAATCACGCCGTCCGCCTCCAGTTGCTTGTAGGCTTTGGCGACGGTATTGGGATTCAGCTGTTCTTGCTTCGCCATTTCCCGCACCGATGGCAGTTTATCGCCCGGCTGCATAATGCCTTGTAGAATCCGGGTCTTAATCTGCAACACCAAGCGTTCATAGTACGCCAAATGAGTATATGAATCGGTTGCCATTCCGGCGCCCCCTTTCGTACTACGTGTACTATTATACATAGTACACTCAACAACGCAAGAAAAAAACGCCGTCCATCTGTCATGGACGACGCATTTTCTTTTTTCAGTTAAGCTTCCGGTTCGTTGAGCGTTGGCCCATAATGTTCCAGGAAGTAAATCAAGGTCTGTAGTTCCGTTGCCAAATCCACATTTTGTACCCGCACGTAGCTAGGCACCGAAATGCGAATCGGGGTGAAGTTCATGATCCCCTTAATCCCGGCTTTAACCAAATCATCGGTGATATGCTGGGCGGCATCAATTGGCACCGTCAAAATCACGATTTCAATCTGCTGATCTTTAATTTGCTTAATCATTTCATCCATGGGATAAATTGGTACCCCACTTTGAATGGTTCCGGCTAAATCAGGGTTGATATCGAATCCGGCACTAATCCGAATGTTGTTAGCCTGTCGAAAATTATAATTCAACAAGGCATGGCCAAGATTGCCGACACCAACCAGCCCGACATTAGTTAGCCGATCCTGATTCAGAATCTTTTTAAAGAATTTCAGCAAATCGTTGACGTCATAGCCGTAGCCGCGTTTGCCCAATGCACCGAAATAAGAAAAATCACGCCGAATCGTTGCCGAGTCAACTTTCACCGCGTCCGACAGTTCAGTTGAACTGATCTTGGTTGTCCCGGAATTCGCCAAGAAATTCAAATATCGGTAGTACACGGGTAGGCGTTTCGCCGTTGCTTTGGGGATGATTGTTTCCGCCATGTAAGCAAGCCTCCTGTAGAAGTATTCCCATGCAGAACATGTGAACTGTCCAACATAGTATCTTCTGCTAATATTAGCTGGTTTATGGCCTGAACGCAAGCGGATACATCTTCACAAGCATATTTTATTGTGCGAATGCATCATCAGGGAACGCACGCCCATGAACAAAACTATGGTATATTAGGTTTTAACGATTATTGTGAAAGAAGGTATTCCTGTGATCATTTTGCAGGCACAACAAGTTAGCCGCAGCTTCAATGGCAACGAATTATTTGCCAATGTGAATCTTGAAGTCCAAGATGGCGCGCGCATCGGCCTTGTTGGCCCCAACGGGATTGGTAAAACCACCCTGCTGGAAATCCTGACTGGGATCGCGCCACCGGATAGCGGTCAGGTGACGACCATGAAGAATCTATCCATTGGCTATTTGGCCCAAAACTCTGGCCTTGATTCGGATAAAACGATTTTCAAAGAAATGTTGACGGTCTTCGCCCCGCTGCAGGCAATGGCGCGACAAATCCATACTTTAGAGGCCAAACTCGGCGATCCTAAACTCATTGCGGACAAGCCGGCGTTTGCCGCAACCATGAAACAGTACGATCAGCTGCAACACGATTTTAATGAGCAAAACGGTTATGGCTATGAGGCCGAAATCCGTTCGGTCCTCCATGGCTTCCAGTTTGGTGAAGACACTTACGACAAGCCGGTCGGCACCTTGTCCGGCGGCGAACGTTCCCGTCTGGCTTTGGCCAAGCTCCTGCTGGAAAAGCATGACCTGATCATCCTCGACGAGCCAACCAACCACCTTGATATCGAAACACTCAGCTGGTTGGAAGGCTATCTCAAAACTTACCCCGGCGCCATTTTAACGGTCAGCCACGATCAATATTTTCTTGATCACGTGGTCACCGAAATTTACGAACTGGATCACCACCACGCGACCCATTACAAAACCAATTACAGCGGATATCTCAAGCAAAAGGCTGAGCGCCGGGCGCAGGCTTGGAAAGCGTACACCAAGCAGCAAGAAGAAATCGCCAAGCTCCAGGATTTCGTGGACAAGAATATTGTCCGCGCCAGCACCACCAAGCAGGCCCAAGCGCGCCGGAAACAATTGGAAAAAATGGATGTTCTGGAAAAACCGACTGGTGACGACAAAAGTGTGCATTTTAACTTCACGCCCAATCGTCCCAGCGGCAATGAAGTGCTCAAAGTCAACCAAGCAACGGTGGGGTACGTAGCTGATCACCCGATGGCCGGTCCTATCGATTTCCAAGTCAATAAATTCGATCGGATTGCCATTATCGGACCAAACGGGGTCGGTAAATCGACTTTACTCAAAAGTATTTTAGGCAAAATCCCGTTTCTGGCTGGATCGGCAAAATTCGGCGCTAACGTTGATGTCGGCTACTACGACCAGGAGATCCAACAACTCAATCCCAAAAATACCGTGATTGACGAAATCTGGGATGAGCACCCAATGATGCCGGAAAAAGATGTTCGTTCCGTTCTGGCTGCCTTTTTGTTCGGCCCAGACGATATTCAAAAGCCGGTCAGTGCCTTATCCGGCGGGCAAAAAGCGCGGCTGGAGTTGACCAAGTTAGCGCTCAAACATGATAATTTTCTGGTGCTTGATGAACCGACCAACCACTTGGACATCAACAGTAAGGAAGTCCTTGAACAGGCATTAAAAGATTTTAATGGCACCGTTTTGTTCGTGTCCCATGACCGTTACTTCATCAACGAACTGGCAACCAACGTCATTGCCATCGCCCCGACCGGCAGCACCACTTACCTCGGCAACTGGGACTATTATCAGGAAAAGCTGGCCGAGACCAAGGCAGAGGCCGAAGCTGCGGCTGCTGAACAGCCAACCGCCAAAACCGAAACCGCGGGCGCCACCTCGTATCAACAGTCCAAAGAAGATGCCCGCGCAACCCGTAAGTTACAGCGGGAAGTTGCTGACTTAGAGGCACAAATGCAGAAGCTTGGCGACCAAGCGACCACGATCCAAAAAGAAATGACTGCCCCCGATGTTTTGAGCGACTATGTTAAAATGCAAAAGCTGCAAACCAAGCTCGAAGAAGTTCAAAAACAAACCACGGACGTTGAGAATGCTTGGGAAGAAAAAAGCATTCAGCTTGAAGACATGGAAACTGCCGACAAGTAGGCTGCGAAAATTAGCCCCCGATCAAGATCAATTAACCGCAAAAAAGCTGGTACTGGAATACCCACTTGTTTCCGGTGCCAGCTTTTTTATATTTTTTAATTGCTACGTTTAAACTTTTTGATCCAGCAACCCGATTGCCTGCTGTAAAACTTTCTCGCCATCCATCATCCCATAGGCTTTCATGTCAATAACGGCCATCGGAATTTTTTTAGCGTCGGCTTTGGCTTTGAACTGACTTTCCATGAAACGGACTTGCGGGCCGAGCATCAGTACCGAAACTGGCTCGGATGCCAGTTTATTGTCGGCATCGGCGGCTGCGGTGGCAAAAACATCAACGTCCATACCGTCTGCTGCAGCTGCTTTTTTCATTCGCTGCACCAACATTGAGGTGGACATACCGGCGGAGCACACTAACATAATTGTTTTTTCAGCCATGGGAATCATCCTTTCGTTAACAAACTTATCGATAAGTTAAGTTTAACTAAATCAACGAACCCCCGTCAACGAAAGTGCTGATGATTCACTCATGGCCCTAAGCATGGGCAAAGCTCAGGCCCGGATTCGCATTGAGATTCTCGGAGGCAAGGTGGCGCTTCGCCAATTCAATGTGTGCGGCTGCGCCGATCATGGCACCGTTATCGCCGGTTAAGCGCAACGGCGGAACGATTACGTCCACATCCGGAAAATGCACGGCCAGCGCTTCGTTCATGGCTTCTTTGAGTCCTTGATTGGCTGCTACCCCGCCAGCGACAATCAGCTGTTTGACCGGATAGTTTGTCAGGGCTTTCTGGGTTTTGTGAACCAGCACATCCACCACCGCAGCCTGGAAACTGGCCGCAAGATCTTCGCGACTTAGCGTTTCACCGATTTGATCGGCATGATGCACCGTATTGATCACAGCGGACTTCAAGCCGCTGAAACTGAAGTCCAGGTTATCCTCTTTATCCATGGCACGCGGAAAATGGAAGGTATCGTGACCCAAGTGTGCCAAACGATCGACTTCTTTCCCTGCCGGATATGGGATGCCCAGAATCCGTCCCACTTTGTCATAGGCTTCACCAGCGGCATCATCCCGGGTATCACCAATAATCTCGAACTCACCAGCAGCTTTCATGTAAACCAGCTCGGTATGGCCACCAGAAACCGCCAGTGCCAATAATGGATAAATTAGCGGCTTAACAAAGCGGGCGGCGTAAATATGCCCAGCCATATGATTGACCGGAATGAGCGGTAAGTGATGGGCATAAGCAATCGTTTTGGCAGCTGTCACGCCGATCAGCAGTGCGCCAACCAGACCCGGGCCGTATGTGACTGCTACGGCCGTTAAGTCGGTATAGGTCACCCCAGCTTCTTTTAGTGCTGCGTCTGTTACCAGCGTAATCTGTTCGACATGGTGCCGACTGGCGACTTCCGGAACGACGCCGCCAAAACGCTGGTGGCTCTTGATTTGCGTCGCGATAATATTCGATAAAATTTTGTTACCATTTTCAACGACAGCCACACTGGTTTCGTCGCAGCTGCTTTCAAATGCTAAGATCAATTCCCTTGCTGCCACATTGTTCTCCTCTACAAACATGATGGTTCCAGATGTTACGGCAAAGGCCGATACATATCCAGTGCATCATCGTGATTGCTGACATAATAACCTTTTTTTACTTTGCCATCTTGAAAACCGAGCGAGTGATAAAGCCGCTTGGCAATGTCATTATTTGTTCTAACCTCAAGCGTGACCTTTTCACTGCCGTATTCAATGGCCCGGCCAATCATAAACTGCATCAAAAAGCGACCCAGCCCCATATGCTGGTAAGCTGGATCAACGGCAATATTGGTAACGTGAGCCTCACTCATTGTAAACCACGTGCCAATCAACGCAACCATCTGACCGGCGTCTTCAACGGCAAGATACAACGAATGGCGCACTTTGCGTAATTCAGAGAAAAACGCATAGCGATCCCACGGCGTATCATGATAAATCCGCCGCTCGATTGCCAACGCTGCGTCAACATCAGCCTCCGTCATGCGTCGTAATAAATATTCCTTATTCCGGACAGTGATCGTCCGCGGTTCAAACTGCAGTTCATCAGGCGTCGTGCGGTCAAACCACGACCTAAACTTTCTCAACATAAACATCATGTCCTTTGCCGGGATGCGCCTTAAGCCAGTTGTTTTCGGCTTCCGTTAAGCGTAAATAGCGCGGCACAAAATCATAGACAGAAACCGGTGGTAAATCTTTGCCTAGCTGACCCAGTCGTAACGCTTGCGGCAGATTTAACCAATCTGGGGCAAAATGAGCCAAACCGCCCAATGCCTCGATAATCTGTCCGCGAAACATCGCTGCATCGGATCCGACAAAGATGACCGGCTGCCGCAACGTTGTCAACTCGGTGAGTAAAAGCGTCAGCGGAACGTGACGATCCGTGACCACATTGATCAGTTGGCCTTTGTCCCACTGGTAAACACCTGTGAAGACATTGTTGCGCCGTGCATTCATAATCGGCACAATCATGGCTTTGGTGTCTGTGATATTCGCCGCTAACACTTCCAGGCTGGAGACACCGACCAATGCGATGTTCAGCGTATATGCCAGGGTTTTCCCGGTAGTCACGGCAATGCGGATGCCCGTGTAGGAACCCGGACCGTCCGCAACAATAATTTTATCAAGATCTTCAGGTTGCAAGCCACTTGCCGCAACCAAATCGTCAATCGTTGGTAATAACTGTTCACTATGAGTCCGCTCATGATTAATGGTCGTCTGCGCCAATAACCGATCATTGTCCAACACGGCAACCGACATCGCCTCATTTGAGGTATCAAGTGCTAATAATCGCATAATTCAGGCCTCCCTTCGGCGATACAATCATGGCAATAGTTTATCACAAATGGCCTTAGAGCGTGAGTGGTATATTCGTGCGGCTGCATACAGGCCGCTAGCAGCCCGCCTCTCACCGAACCAAACGAACCCCAAGCATGACCCTCAACTACAAGGATAACCACGCTTCGCCGGGATTAGGCAGTTCCCCGTTCAACGCCGCAAGCAAAATGAGAATGCTACCAATCATTAAAAGAATCTGTAATAGAATCTTAAGCCATAAGCGTTGATGAATGATATTTTCCGGCGTCCAGTACAAGTCCGCGGCACTCTGGATCCCGGTCGCCTCGTTGGCAGCCAGCAGCTGATCATGCAACCATTTTGCCAGCCACATCCAGGCAAACCCGGCAACGACCGCACTGATGGCCAGTACCCACAACGCTTGATTGCGCGTGGTTAAATAATCTGCCGTAAAAATATATAATCGCCTAATAAGCGGCAAGTGACTCAGTTCGTTGTAAAACTGATTCCCAATCGCAAAAGCGAACGCTAAGCCGCTGATCCAACTGCCTGTCAGTCCGACACGGCGGATCTGCTGCGCCAAAGCATTTTCACGATATAAGTTGCGGACATACGTTTTCCGGCCAGTACGTACCTGATTCGGGTACATCATCTTGTGCGTCGTCAGCTGCATAGCGACAATTTTACGCTCCAAGGACCACGCCCATAAACCGGTTCCGGCCAATGCGACCGCGATCAGACCAAGCAATAAAAGATCCATCGTCCGCCTTCCTTTCCAGAAACTTTGATTCGCCTATTTTAGCAATTAATCCAGTGAGTGACCAGTTAGACGAATCAGATGGCTCTCATAGAAAACGCGTTCTCTGGCGCAGAAGTCTGCGTGTAAGGACCTTGGTCGCAATGGCCAAAGCCCGGCCATTACGCCCAAGGCCACTTACACTCCGACTTCTAACCGCGCCAGTTCACGCTCTCAAAAAAGCAGCAGCAACCTTCTCAGTCACCTAGAAGATGACCGAGAAACTTGCCACTGCTTATCTAAACGTTTTTTAAAAGACAATCGTCAATTAAAGATGCGGCCGAATCCGTTCGACGGCTTTTAACGTCCCATAAGACAGTGCCGTCTGGATCGGTAACATGACCACGTTCTTAATCGTTCGTGGCCAGATAATTCCCTGCCAAGGCGTCCCCATCATGTTCAGCCACAGCGTTGTCAAAATGACATTACTGATCAGCAACACCAACCCGACACCAAGTAACGTCCGCATAACCGTTACCTTCTTGCCGTGGAAGAACATGCCGTAAATCATCGCAGCAATTGCGGCACTAAGCGTGAACCCGGGAAAATTGGCGCCCGGATTGAAGACCATAATCGACAACTGGTCATTCAAAGCAGCGGCACCCGCGGCCAGCCATGGTCCGAAATAATACCCCATCAAAATGGTGGCGAAAAATGCCGGACTGATCTTAAGCCATGGCGTACCAAAAGAAAAACGGCCCAAAACAATCTGCATCGCCATCAACATGGCCATATACACGATATTCCGGGTGGAAAGCTTGGGACTACTGAACGATAAAACTTGCATAAGCTGCAATCTCCTTTTTTGCGGAGACGCCTAAATATCAGGCGAATGCGGCATCTGCACCGCGACTTTCGTCTTCGTCTGCCGTTCACATTCCGTTCCAGCAGCACTTAACGCGCAGATTCCTACTCCTAGATTTTGGCACGAGTTCTATCGTACACCGAAAGTTAACCAAAAGAAACCCCTTGAACGTTCGCATCAGCACTTAAAGGCAGGCTCAACCATTGACGCCATCGTGAAAATTATCTCACGACTTTCTCGGTATTTTTTAGCGCTACACCAAGTCTGCTACCAGATTGGTCCGCTAAAATGATGCCTCGTAAGCAAATTTTTCTTAGTTGCTCAAAACTCCCTGACAAAGGGATTCCCTCAAAGGCGGTGTACTCAGAATTTTGGGTACGCCGCCAATTTTATGTGAGCGTGAGCCAGCGCGCTTAGGAGTCGGAGTGTAAGCGGCCTTGGGCGTGATGGCCCGGGCTTAGGCCATCACGCCCAAGGCCCTTACACGCAAACTCCTCCGCCGGCGAACGCGTCATGGTGAACGCGTTATGGGCGTAAGAACACCATAACCCACCAAATACTGCAACAATCTCACTTCCCGCATAGACTTGCACTCAAAACTCCGTATAATAAGTCTCGATAACCTTTGAAAGGAAGCTTTGACCGTGACTAAACATATTCTCGTTTTACATACTGGCGGCACCATCTCCATGACCGAAACCAGAGACGGCGACATCATGCCCAGCAAGCATAATCCATTGCTCGGCGCCGATAGTTTTGTGCCAGCCGGCGTCGAACTGACTAGTGAGGAGATTTTTAATCTACCATCGCCGCACATGACTCCGGAGCGGATGCTCACCTTAGTCAAACGCATCCGCCAAGCGGAAAAAGACGGCGCTGACGGGGTGGTCGTCACCCACGGTACGGATACTTTAGAAGAAACCGCCTATTTTTTGGATCTCACCCTGGATTCCGCCATGCCGGTCGTTGTCACCGGCGCCATGCGTTCCAGTAACGAAATTGGCAGCGATGGGCTAGAAAATCTGCAAAGCGCGATTAAAACCGCTGCCAGCGACGAGTCGCGGAACAAGGGCACCTTGGTCGTGATGAATGATGAAATCCATACCGCCCGTTTTGTGACCAAAACCCACACCACCAACGTCGCAACTTTTCGGACGCCGACATTCGGGCCGGTTGGGCTTGTCACCAAAGATGGTGTGCGTTTCTTCCAAGAGTTGATCAACCAGGAAGTCTGTGCCATTGACCACCTTGTCGACCACGTCTTCTTGATCAAGGCATACGCAGGAATGGACGGCACGTTGTTTGACGCGCTCCCGGAAAACATCCACGGTCTGACCATTGAAGCACTCGGCGCCGGTAATCTCCCACCAGCCACCTTGCCGGCTATCCAGCGGCTACTAGACCGGCACGTGCCGATCGTGCTGGTCTCCCGCTGCTTCAATGGGGTTGCTCAAGCCGTCTACAATTACGAAGGCGGCGGCGTCCAGCTCAAAAAAATGGGCATCATCTTCTGTCAGGGACTCAACGGCCAGAAAGCGCGCATCAAGCTGCAAGTTGGTCTGAGTGATGGCAAACGCGGCCAAGCGCTCGCTGACTTCGTTGATAATGCCGTGAGTTAATTGAGCTAATGAATGAAAAGCAGTTCTAGGCGACAGATTTTGTCCCTAGAACTGCTTTTTTGGCACTTTAGCATGAGTCATACAAAACTTACGCTTTAAAATCATCCCAAATCATCTGGGCCTCGGCGTTCACTTCACCATCGGTAATAACCCGATGTAAGGTTCGCATGGGGTCATCCGGATCAGCCTGAAATTGGGCTTTTGGACTCGTCCCATACGCCACTTCGCGCTCGTAACGAATGTCGGCACCTCGCAAGGTATGTGAACTCAAAAAGTCATAGCCAAGGCTATTTTCCATCCACTCCAGATAATGGGCATTGTTCACATGGCCATTGCTGTCAATGTCAAAATAGCGCACATGAAACGTCTCTTCGCCATCCGGTTGATCAACCTTCTTGAATCGCGGGAACCGTTTGATTTTGCGATCGGAAACCGCACCAACCCGTTCAACAAGCTCAGGAATAACGTCAACGATCTTACGCGTGCGCAAGTCCATAATGACCCAATTGCTGCTGACGGAAACAAGCCGGTTACCTTGCGCATCGTCAATCCAGTAATCACGGTAAGTAAAATATTTATTGTAAGTCGTAGCTTCGGTCCCGACCCGCAGCAGTTCTTCGATTTTTGGCATACGTTGGATTTCCATGTGATATTGGGTGATCACCCAACCTGCGTGGAATTCACTGATGGCATCAATGCCGGCATGCAGCTTCTCCAACTGACGTTCAGACACTTCTAGCATCACATTCATCGTATTGGCTAAGCCCGCACGGCCAAACCGATCACCCAGAAAGCCTGGAATGCGATAATCTTCTTCATAGACTTTTCCCATGAAAATCCCTTCTCTTTCGTTTCGACTTGTTTCTGTTAGTCGGTGCTCAAGCGCGCGTACTGGCGCTGGTTCACGCTCTCCCTTAAACGCGCTCACTGGCGCAGAAGTCTGCGTGTAAGGACCTCAGGCATAATGGCCTTAGCCCGGGCCATCACACCTGAGGCCACTTACACTCCGACTTCTAACCGCGCCGGTTCACGCTTCTCCCTAATTCGTGATAAGCATCATACACCACTTGTTTAGCAACCCCGTTTTGCTTGGCGACCAGCTTGATCGCTGCATTCGGTTTGGCGCCGGTGGCAACGATGGCGGCCACTTGGTCTTTGAACGGTGCCGCGCTTTTGACAACTGGCTTATCCGGTGCTCCTGCTACCATGATCACAAATTCGCCTTTCAACTCATTCTCGGCATACGTTTGCAGTTCCGTGATCGTCCCGCGGATAAAGGTTTCGAACTTTTTGGTCAATTCTCGCGCCAAAACGGCCTGGCGATCACCGAACGCTTCCAACATCGCAGCAAGGGTTTTCCCGACCCGATGTGGGCTTTCATAGAACAAAAGCGTTGCCGGTTCAGTCGCCAACTTGGCCAAAATGCGTTGCTTTTCGCCGGCTTTGCGCGGTAGAAACCCATAAAACAAAAATGGCTGTGGCGCCAATCCGGAGGCAATCAAGGCCGTTGTCGCAGCATTGGCCCCTGGTAGCGGAACCACCGGCACACCATGTTCAATCGCCGCATGGACCAATTCCTTACCGGGATCGGAAATCGACGGCATCCCCGCGTCACTCACCTGAGCAATCGTCTGCCCGGCCTCCAGTTTCGCCAACAACTCCGGAATGCGCATTTGGGTATTATGTTCGTGAAATGAAATGGTTTTGGTCGTAATCGCAAAATGATTCAACAACATCTGCGTATGGCGCGTATCTTCCGCGGCAATTAAATCAGCCGTTTTCAAAATTGCCACCGCCCGAAAAGTCATATCGTCCAGATTTCCGATCGGCGTCGGCACCAGATACAAAGTCCCGGTGGTATGCGACCCAAAGCTTCGTCGCTGCTCCAAATCAATTCTCCCCATAAATAATATCAAGACAAAAGGCGCATGGCTCGTCATTAACCCGGCGCTGGCCATAAAACATCGGGCAAACGTGGAATCCTTCATTGTAGAGGCTTTCCAGGTTCTGCTTCGACTTGGATAACTCGACGCCGCCATCGCTGGTTTTGTTGTCATCTTTTTCCAGCTCTGCCAGGTGCTGACGCAGATGCTTATTCTCGATTTCAAGTTCCGCGTTACATTCTAGCGTCTCCGCCATATCGTCTTTCATCGCCGCAATTTCCTTGAGCATCTGCTGGGCGTGTTTCTCAAGGACTAAGAAACCATCGTACAGTTCTTTCTTTTCCACAAGATCACCCTTCTAAGAGTTTAAGCATTAACTGTTCTGTTGCCGACTGAAACGTCACATTCTGGCTCAAGCGCACCTGCGCCGTTAAAATGGCCTGCAAATCATCGGTCAGTTGCCGACTCGATAACTTCGCCAACGCAGCAACCGCCGGGATATCCAGCTGTTGCGTCGCCGCAATTTCAAAATGGCGATTCAAGGCATCGGCATACGCCAAGCCGATCAGCGCTAAAATCTGACGTTGTGCCGCAGCATCCTTGGCAACCGGTAACAATTGGGTCTGCACCCGCACAAAGCTTTCAGGATCATGGTCAGCCAAACGGTCCAACAACTGAAACACGCGATTGACCCGATCCTGGAAGTCCTCGGCAGTCAATAATTCCTGAGCTTCGCTGACATTACCGGTTAACCGGCCAGCCACCCGCGCCAATTGCGGATTGGCACCGTCTTCTTCTAATTTGGCAATCACCGCTTGCCGATCAGGGCTTTGGAACGTAATCACCTGCGCCCGCGATAAAATCGTTGGCAAAAGTTGATTTTTCGATGATGCAGTGAGAATCACCGTCATGCCCGGCACTGGTTCTTCAAAAAACTTCAGCAGCGAATTAGCCGCTCCTGCCGTCATTTTATCAGCATCTTCAACGATAAACACGCGGCGGTTGCCTTCCACACCGGTTTTGCTCATTTCCTGTTTCAAGTTGCGAATATCATCCACCTTAATGCTTTGGGTACTGGTTTTGAGCACCATCACA
Above is a window of Lacticaseibacillus casei DSM 20011 = JCM 1134 = ATCC 393 DNA encoding:
- a CDS encoding ATP-binding cassette domain-containing protein, giving the protein MSLIVTKLQKRIANQEVLRDITFSLDRGQVVGLVGPNGIGKTTIFRTVTRQYIADGGTVTLDQHDLTNESPQQAAIFYLDQQHLFFRKYALAKIATTYALLYPSFDQAAFLHLIKKFGLTGGQRFQGLSKGYQALVMVAMALASQSPYVFLDEPFDGLDVLIRERIVNLVVDAVADGQRTFLIASHNLAELDGLSDRVLFVKDGRISRDLTLENVRQQAVKLQLVFRTKEIPAVIKQHGRILNIRGRVIEVVFPDFTPDVQAALQAEQPVLNESLPLSLSDLFKVEFRKKHAEVG
- a CDS encoding GntR family transcriptional regulator; translation: MATDSYTHLAYYERLVLQIKTRILQGIMQPGDKLPSVREMAKQEQLNPNTVAKAYKQLEADGVIYVEPGRGTFVAEPLKHANSRAVAAFRPKFDAIVVEAQSLGISLATLQAWLAEKEEHRV
- a CDS encoding redox-sensing transcriptional repressor Rex, with amino-acid sequence MAETIIPKATAKRLPVYYRYLNFLANSGTTKISSTELSDAVKVDSATIRRDFSYFGALGKRGYGYDVNDLLKFFKKILNQDRLTNVGLVGVGNLGHALLNYNFRQANNIRISAGFDINPDLAGTIQSGVPIYPMDEMIKQIKDQQIEIVILTVPIDAAQHITDDLVKAGIKGIMNFTPIRISVPSYVRVQNVDLATELQTLIYFLEHYGPTLNEPEA
- a CDS encoding ABC-F family ATP-binding cassette domain-containing protein, with translation MIILQAQQVSRSFNGNELFANVNLEVQDGARIGLVGPNGIGKTTLLEILTGIAPPDSGQVTTMKNLSIGYLAQNSGLDSDKTIFKEMLTVFAPLQAMARQIHTLEAKLGDPKLIADKPAFAATMKQYDQLQHDFNEQNGYGYEAEIRSVLHGFQFGEDTYDKPVGTLSGGERSRLALAKLLLEKHDLIILDEPTNHLDIETLSWLEGYLKTYPGAILTVSHDQYFLDHVVTEIYELDHHHATHYKTNYSGYLKQKAERRAQAWKAYTKQQEEIAKLQDFVDKNIVRASTTKQAQARRKQLEKMDVLEKPTGDDKSVHFNFTPNRPSGNEVLKVNQATVGYVADHPMAGPIDFQVNKFDRIAIIGPNGVGKSTLLKSILGKIPFLAGSAKFGANVDVGYYDQEIQQLNPKNTVIDEIWDEHPMMPEKDVRSVLAAFLFGPDDIQKPVSALSGGQKARLELTKLALKHDNFLVLDEPTNHLDINSKEVLEQALKDFNGTVLFVSHDRYFINELATNVIAIAPTGSTTYLGNWDYYQEKLAETKAEAEAAAAEQPTAKTETAGATSYQQSKEDARATRKLQREVADLEAQMQKLGDQATTIQKEMTAPDVLSDYVKMQKLQTKLEEVQKQTTDVENAWEEKSIQLEDMETADK
- a CDS encoding PTS sugar transporter subunit IIB; the encoded protein is MAEKTIMLVCSAGMSTSMLVQRMKKAAAADGMDVDVFATAAADADNKLASEPVSVLMLGPQVRFMESQFKAKADAKKIPMAVIDMKAYGMMDGEKVLQQAIGLLDQKV
- the tsaD gene encoding tRNA (adenosine(37)-N6)-threonylcarbamoyltransferase complex transferase subunit TsaD — translated: MAARELILAFESSCDETSVAVVENGNKILSNIIATQIKSHQRFGGVVPEVASRHHVEQITLVTDAALKEAGVTYTDLTAVAVTYGPGLVGALLIGVTAAKTIAYAHHLPLIPVNHMAGHIYAARFVKPLIYPLLALAVSGGHTELVYMKAAGEFEIIGDTRDDAAGEAYDKVGRILGIPYPAGKEVDRLAHLGHDTFHFPRAMDKEDNLDFSFSGLKSAVINTVHHADQIGETLSREDLAASFQAAVVDVLVHKTQKALTNYPVKQLIVAGGVAANQGLKEAMNEALAVHFPDVDVIVPPLRLTGDNGAMIGAAAHIELAKRHLASENLNANPGLSFAHA
- the rimI gene encoding ribosomal protein S18-alanine N-acetyltransferase, which encodes MLRKFRSWFDRTTPDELQFEPRTITVRNKEYLLRRMTEADVDAALAIERRIYHDTPWDRYAFFSELRKVRHSLYLAVEDAGQMVALIGTWFTMSEAHVTNIAVDPAYQHMGLGRFLMQFMIGRAIEYGSEKVTLEVRTNNDIAKRLYHSLGFQDGKVKKGYYVSNHDDALDMYRPLP
- the tsaB gene encoding tRNA (adenosine(37)-N6)-threonylcarbamoyltransferase complex dimerization subunit type 1 TsaB; translated protein: MRLLALDTSNEAMSVAVLDNDRLLAQTTINHERTHSEQLLPTIDDLVAASGLQPEDLDKIIVADGPGSYTGIRIAVTTGKTLAYTLNIALVGVSSLEVLAANITDTKAMIVPIMNARRNNVFTGVYQWDKGQLINVVTDRHVPLTLLLTELTTLRQPVIFVGSDAAMFRGQIIEALGGLAHFAPDWLNLPQALRLGQLGKDLPPVSVYDFVPRYLRLTEAENNWLKAHPGKGHDVYVEKV